In Victivallis lenta, the sequence CGAGACGTTCGAGCATGTCGCTGCGGTAAGCTGCCGGAATCTTCTGCTGAAGCGCCTTGATTTCCGGCTGCCGGAACAGAGCGGTGCGGTCGTATCGACGCGAAATTCGGTTTTCCTCGTCGGCGATAATCCGCCCGGGGGAGCTGGAGAATACCACGAGCCGCGTTCCCAGATAAAGGGCCTCGTCGATGTCGTGCGTCACGAAAATCACCGTCCGCCGTTTTCCGGCATCACGGTGCAGATTGCGCACCAGCTCCTGCAGGAGCGCCCGGTTTACCGGATCCAGCGCGCCGAACGGCTCGTCCATCAGCAGAATCCCGGAGGGGGACGCCAGCGCCCGCGCGATTGCCGCCCGCTGGCGCATTCCGCCGGACAGCGCCTCCGGATACTGGCCGAAAGAACCGCCCAGTCCCACGGTTTCGAGATACGACTCCGCCAGCGCCTTTACCTCCTTCCGGTTTTTATCCGGATATGCGGCATGCAGTGCCAGCGTCAGATTCGCACCGGTCGTCATCCAGGGAAAGAGCGAATAATCCTGAAAGACCACGGAACAATGGCGATCCGGCCCGTCGACTGGTTCGCCGTCGATCCGGATTTCTCCGGCCGACGGCCGTTCCAGCCCGGCAAGCAGCCGTAAAAGCGTCGATTTTCCGCAGCCGGATTGTCCGAGAATACAGAGAAATTCGCCGTTTTCGATGTTCAGGTCAATTCCCTGAAGGATCGTCTTCGAATCATAGGAAAAATCAATATGCCTGCATTCAATCATGTATATTCCTCCGGTAACGCAGCAGCCTGCGCTCCAGTTTGTTGAAAAGCCACATCAGCGAAGTGACGACGATTCCGATAAAGAGGATGCCGACGATCACCCGTCCGTAATCCGCGAAGTCGGAAAAGTTCTTCACATACCAGCCGAGTCCCTCGGTCGCGCCGATCAGCTCGGCGGCGGTCAGCAGGAGAAAACTGAAAATCAGCCCGAGCGAAGCGCCGGTCAGGATCGACGGCATCGCTCCCGGCAGCAGAATCCGGAAAAAGAACACGCTCCTTTTCAAGTGGAGCATTCTGGCTGAATCCAGCAGGGAATCCGGAATCGTCACCACTCCGGAAACCGTATTGACGAAAACCGGCCAGAACGCCCCCGACCAGATCACGAAGATCGAAGCCGAACGGAAACTCGGCAGAAGCGCAATCGCATACGGAATGTAGACGATCGGGGGAATTGCGCCCAGCACGCGGGAAAACGGTTCCGCTGCGGCGCGCAGCCTGCGGGAGCTTCCCACGGCGATTCCGGCCGGAATCGCCGTCACGAGGGCGAGCCCGTAGGCGGAACCGAGCAGATAGGAAGAAGAGAGCAATCCCCTGAACATATCGCCCAGTTCCGCGAAGAACAGTTCGAGAATCGCCGCCGGCGGGGGAAACAGCACCGGGTCGGCAAGTTGGAAATTCGCACTGGCCAGCTGCCAGACCAGCAGAACCGCTTCGATTACAGTGGCGGAATCGATCACGGCGTTGCACTTCTCCTCCCGCCGGGCAAGCCGGGCGCGTACTGCCGCGACGGCCGGCAGCGCGAGAGCGAGCAGCGCAAGCGGATAATCCCGGTTTCCCAGTGCGGCCGCAAACAGCGCGAGGCTTATGACTGCGAGCAGATATTTCATGACCGATTCCGCTCCCCGTTTCAATTGTTCGCTTTGAAGAAGGCATCCATTTCCCGGTATACCGGATCGTCGGGCCACCGTTTCAGCACTTCATCCAGCGCTTCGCGGTAAATCGATGTATCGATATGGCGGCTGATGTCGACCCGGTTTTCCGGCAGGTAGCCGATCTCGTTCATCGTATTCCAGAAATCCACGGTTCCCTTTTTCAGGGGATCGGGGTTGGAGTCGAAGGTATGATCGGTATAGGTGTCCGCGCGGACAATGCCGGGGTCCAGCTTGAAACTGCCGGCGAATATCTTCACGGTTTCCTCCTGATTCTCCCGGTAAAATCTGTACGCCCGGATTTCCGCGACCAGGTACCGCTTGTAGATTTCCCGTTTCGCCTTCAGGTCCTTTGTATTGGCGATCAGCCGGCAGCAGGTGTAAGCGGGCTGGAAATCGGCGATGTAATTCGACACCACAAGACCGTAATTCTTTTTCGCCAGCGAAAAGTGCGGGCTGAATACGATCCCTGCATCCACCGCGCCCTTCCGGACGG encodes:
- a CDS encoding ABC transporter substrate-binding protein, which produces MNNIFQITLSAILALTASGTFAADKVRVGYLAEPAHGLHFIAREKGFFAEEGIDADLFQFNTTAEGCAAVRAKKLDVGTFGTAAPLLFIARGVDFTVFGGMMIGGQAIIVKPENAGKFRNLANFKGARVGLGKLSTGDVIFRGALKKAGVDPYKDLEIIEFGGQGAVVEAVRKGAVDAGIVFSPHFSLAKKNYGLVVSNYIADFQPAYTCCRLIANTKDLKAKREIYKRYLVAEIRAYRFYRENQEETVKIFAGSFKLDPGIVRADTYTDHTFDSNPDPLKKGTVDFWNTMNEIGYLPENRVDISRHIDTSIYREALDEVLKRWPDDPVYREMDAFFKANN
- a CDS encoding ABC transporter ATP-binding protein, which gives rise to MIECRHIDFSYDSKTILQGIDLNIENGEFLCILGQSGCGKSTLLRLLAGLERPSAGEIRIDGEPVDGPDRHCSVVFQDYSLFPWMTTGANLTLALHAAYPDKNRKEVKALAESYLETVGLGGSFGQYPEALSGGMRQRAAIARALASPSGILLMDEPFGALDPVNRALLQELVRNLHRDAGKRRTVIFVTHDIDEALYLGTRLVVFSSSPGRIIADEENRISRRYDRTALFRQPEIKALQQKIPAAYRSDMLERLAKRSEVRNGGGI
- a CDS encoding ABC transporter permease translates to MKYLLAVISLALFAAALGNRDYPLALLALALPAVAAVRARLARREEKCNAVIDSATVIEAVLLVWQLASANFQLADPVLFPPPAAILELFFAELGDMFRGLLSSSYLLGSAYGLALVTAIPAGIAVGSSRRLRAAAEPFSRVLGAIPPIVYIPYAIALLPSFRSASIFVIWSGAFWPVFVNTVSGVVTIPDSLLDSARMLHLKRSVFFFRILLPGAMPSILTGASLGLIFSFLLLTAAELIGATEGLGWYVKNFSDFADYGRVIVGILFIGIVVTSLMWLFNKLERRLLRYRRNIHD